A window of Diospyros lotus cultivar Yz01 chromosome 14, ASM1463336v1, whole genome shotgun sequence contains these coding sequences:
- the LOC127789552 gene encoding adenylate kinase 4-like — MASSSVNLEDVPLMDLMMELLRRMKCSTKPDKRLILIGPPGSGKGTQSPVIKDEYCLCHLATGDMLRAAVAAKTPLGIKAKQAMDKGELVSDDLVVGIIDEALKKPSCQKGFILDGFPRTVVQAEKLDELLKSRGVKVDKVLNFAIDDSILEERITGRWMHPASGRTYHTKYAPPKVPGVDDVTGEPLIQRKDDTAAVLKSRLEAFHKQTEPVIDYYSKKSIVANLPADKPPKEVTAEIQKVLSS, encoded by the exons ATGGCGTCCTCATCGGTGAATTTGGAGGACGTCCCTTTGATGGATCTCATGATGGAACTCCTGCGCCGCATGAAGTGTTCCACCAAGCCCGACAAACGCCTCATTCTCATCG GTCCTCCTGGATCTGGAAAAGGTACTCAATCACCAGTAATTAAGGATGAGTACTGCTTATGTCATTTGGCTACTGGTGATATGCTAAGGGCTGCTGTTGCTGCTAAAACCCCTCTTGGTATTAAGGCCAAACAAGCTATGGACAAG GGTGAACTTGTCTCTGATGATTTGGTGGTTGGGATAATTGATGAAGCTTTGAAGAAGCCTTCATGTCAAAAAGGTTTCATCCTTGATGGATTTCCAAGGACTGTTGTCCAAGCAGAGAAG CTTGATGAGTTACTCAAAAGTCGTGGGGTTAAGGTAGATAAGGTCCTGAACTTTGCAATTGATGATTCGATATTGGAGGAAAGGATTACTGGTCGCTGGATGCACCCTGCTAGTGGTCGCACCTACCATACTAAATATGCACCTCCTAAAGTTCCTGGTGTAGATGAT GTCACGGGAGAACCTCTGATTCAACGTAAAGATGATACAGCAGCTGTTCTTAAGTCAAGGCTGGAGGCATTTCATAAGCAGACTGAACCG GTAATTGACTACTATTCCAAGAAGAGTATCGTTGCAAACCTCCCGGCTGACAAACCCCCGAAGGAAGTCACAGCTGAGATTCAGAAGGTGCTGTCCTCATGA
- the LOC127790312 gene encoding O-fucosyltransferase 37 — protein sequence MTSTGDPKNLLITLNPQIFLHFPSLSHLSSLIFPPKKIPRNHHLCSPLCLSIISVSLSLLILIIFLGISAPFFRPISQNSSPLFFASLSAIVSDSNEDQPTLSRSAMAPLPDHGIARNLSEDERRFWQQPDGEGYRPCLHFSIEYRKASERISREKNRLLVVRLSGGLNQKRNQIIEAVVIARILEAALFLPVPEFSEIFDAEHLRKTLQADVRVVSVLPSMYLASRAAVEAQIPHNVPPFWIRARFFKQLDEEGLLVLKGLDSKLSKNLPPDLQKLRCKVAFHALRFAAPIRELGNRLARRMWIEGPYVAIHLALEKDIWIKTGCLTGLGSEYDEIIDREREFSPDFLTGMLNMSSSLRRLAGLCPLNALELARLLKALGAPKDVRIYIAGEQPFGGSRALEPLVAEFTNLVTKEKLVKEGELAPYINRSSVLAAIDYTVSLSSNVFLPSHGGDMARALQGHRAYVGHRKFIRPSKSAMLPFFDKASSISDAEFSSIMKKLHRGSQGQPEPRTNKRDRDVIAYPVPECMCNH from the exons ATGACGAGCACCGGAGACCCCAAGAATCTACTCATCACCCTGAACCCACAAATTTTCCTGCACTTTCCGTCACTTTCTCATCTCAGTTCACTGATTTTCCCGCCCAAGAAAATCCCAAGAAACCACCATCTCTGTTCTCCTCTCTGCCTCTCCATCATCTCTGTCTCACTCTCTCTGCTCATCTTGATCATTTTCCTGGGAATTTCAGCCCCTTTCTTCAGACCCATTTCTCAGAATTCATCTCCCCTGTTCTTTGCCTCTCTTTCAGCCATTGTTTCAGACTCCAATGAAGATCAGCCAACGCTGTCAAGAAGCGCAATGGCGCCGTTGCCGGATCACGGGATTGCCCGGAATCTGTCCGAGGACGAGAGGCGGTTCTGGCAGCAGCCGGACGGGGAAGGCTACCGGCCGTGCCTCCATTTTAGCATCGAGTACCGTAAAGCATCGGAGAGGATTTCCAGGGAGAAGAACAGGCTCTTGGTGGTGAGGCTCTCTGGAGGACTCAACCAGAAGAGGAATCAGATCATTGAAGCAGTTGTGATCGCCAGAATCCTCGAGGCTGCCCTGTTCCTGCCAGTTCC TGAATTCTCTGAGATCTTTGATGCTGAACATCTTAGAAAGACTCTACAAGCCGATGTTCGAGTTGTGTCGGTTCTTCCTTCCATGTATTTGGCTTCAAGAGCAGCTGTTGAAGCTCAAATTCCTCACAACGTTCCTCCATTTTGGATCCGTGCCAGGTTCTTCAAACAA CTCGATGAAGAAGGCCTCCTCGTACTGAAAGGGTTAGATTCTAAGCTCTCCAAGAATCTGCCTCCTGATCTTCAAAAGCTTAGGTGTAAG GTAGCCTTTCATGCCTTAAGATTTGCTGCTCCAATCCGGGAGCTTGGAAACCGGCTTGCTAGGAGAATGTGGATTGAAGGTCCGTACGTAGCCATCCATCTCGCCCTAGAGAAGGATATCTGGATCAAAACGGGATGCCTGACCGGTTTAGGATCAGAATACGACGAAATTATCGACAGGGAAAGGGAGTTTTCCCCAGATTTCCTCACTGGGATGTTGAACATGAGCAGCAGTCTAAGGAGACTTGCTGGACTTTGTCCTCTCAATGCACTAGAACTAGCCCG GTTGCTGAAGGCACTTGGAGCACCAAAAGATGTGCGAATATACATTGCAGGAGAGCAGCCATTTGGTGGCAGCCGAGCTCTGGAGCCACTGGTGGCAGAATTCACCAACTTAGTGACGAAGGAGAAGCTGGTGAAAGAAGGAGAGCTCGCACCCTACATCAACCGGTCATCTGTTCTGGCTGCCATTGACTACACGGTCTCCCTGAGCAGCAATGTCTTCCTTCCTTCTCACGGTGGAGACATGGCCAGAGCCCTGCAG GGCCACCGGGCATATGTGGGGCATAGGAAGTTCATAAGGCCCAGCAAGAGCGCCATGCTGCCTTTCTTCGATAAAGCTTCATCGATCTCTGATGCAGAGTTCAGCAGCATCATGAAGAAGCTGCATAGAGGATCTCAGGGGCAGCCGGAGCCAAGGACTAACAAGAGAGACCGGGATGTGATAGCTTACCCTGTGCCGGAGTGCATGTGTAATCACTAA